The stretch of DNA AAGTCTTTCTAATTTGCCTGTCTCCACAGCCTTTGGCTgaacatcacagcagcagaaagcaggaggagcaggaaagtAAGAAGATGATAATGCAGCGCATCGTAATTCACGGGACACGGTGGCATAGAGCAGCAGTGCGCCCGCTGTTGGTGGACATCTCTGTGCCTGAGCCAGCAGTAGCACTACGCTGCTGTGGCCTCCGTCTGGCATCATCACCACCTACATGCAGGCACTCACTCTCAACCTCAGCCACCAGCAAAGCAGCACATCAGCCAAAGCACCAGCCACCACCGGAGGAGGCACACCCCAGCTCCACAGTTAGAACACAGGACGTCCAAAAAGAGGAGGTTGTATCAGAATCTGTAGAGGTGGACCCCCTGCAAGACAAGTCCATAGGCCTATTCCAGAGATTTAAAAAGACCTTCAAACAATATGGGAAGGTGATGATCCCTGTTCATCTAGTGACGTCGTCAGTCTGGTTTGGAACCTTCTATTATGCTGCTATGAAGTGAGTAGTACTGTGCTGTGGTGGAACAGAATGTACTGCAGAAGCCATTGTTTATTGACGCACCCCTTCAGGCATTGGTTAATGTCAGGAATAATGTGATTGACCAGTATTAGAAGTATTAAAAGTGAACACTCCTagttaaattttatttcaggTACATCCCTGAAAGTTTTTTCCAGAAATAAATGGAACCAGTAACCAggatatttaaataaacagccaACAGAAAAAGTGTACAGATGTAAGAGAGGTACATCTGAACATAGAAATCATCTAAATAATAAACAGTCCGAGTATAAAATACCCAGTCTGTGCAGTGTTTcctctgggatttttttcagcagcggCGGCACGCTCTCCACGGGGGCGTGGCggagcaaacaaacagcatttcactgcagatttaactttcgCAACCTATTTATTGACTGGtcagttgaaaatggctttttccccTTACTACCACTACAACCTAACCTACAACCTCAGccatatacaatgtcagataaaggctgaatataaaaaaaaaaaaagtcagtaaaaGGCTGATGATGCATGACGACCGTCATCTTTTCCAGTTGTCTTTCtcttagagaaatatttgaacaagttAATCTTAAAATGCAGTCAGCGGTTAATACATAATGGTGTGtagatattagcttaatgctatcaaTTAGTTTACCCAAGTTAGCGTGACTGAGTTGGCTAATACTCTACCTTTTCTCTGGTAATGCACTGCCTCATTCCTCACGACTACACTTCTCTGACTGACCTGGTGCCTGACGTGATGCcacttcctcccccctcctgctGGCAATGGTGCATTTgcgaagaaaaataaacaaaagaaatttgaagGTGTGGCGGGCCGCCACTGctaaatgaatgtagaggaaacactgctGTGTATCATTTACTATATCTATGATGGTAATTTGTAATGGAGGTTAGGATATCCTGGTATGCTGATTAGTCTCAAAGGTAGCCATGTGTGCATTGTTAGCTACCTAAAcgcttttctcctctcctcagagGTGTGAATGTTGTGCCATTCCTTGAGATGATTGGCCTTCCAGAGTCATTAGTTGGCCTTTTGAGAGACTCTTCAAGTGGCTACGCTCTCACTGCATATGCCATGTACAAGGTAATTCCATCCAGGAATGTCTGGGCTTGGGCTTTTTCTTACACCCAgtgcaaagtaaaacaaaggGGTTTTTGCTATTTTGACAATTTCAGACCTGTTGTGTAAATAACAAAAGCACTTGTGTCTATCTGCGCCTTTGTGTGACAGACTTAAAATGGCAAGTAGTCAGGTGTCTTACTATCTTGAGGCTGGGGAAAAAGAGCAGAGCAAAAAACTGCTACCACTGCctgatttaattacattttcttccttAGTGAGTGTAGATTTTGATTGAGAGGTGCAGTGATTCTATCAAGTAATTTTTGATGACAGTCAGGTCTTACCTGAGTCATTGTTGAACCCTGCTCTTGATCCAGGCCCTAGTTATCTCTCCCTGACTATTGCAATGCTCCTGTCCTTCTTTGTGCCCTCAGAGATGGCCCAGAATGCATTCCATTCAATCTTCAATCAGCCCAAAAAGGCATATGTCACTCTGTTAGCCACCTAGCTACACTTTTCAAGACACTAATGCCGCCTTCAgagttttgtttctctgcacCATCTACTGTAACTTGATCATACAACCCTATAATCTTTCTCAGCCACTCTGTTCCTCCATTACATGTCATCTGGCCTACAGGACCACCAGAGCAGCGATGTCCTCTTTTTTTAAGAATCCATAGAGGACTCATCTTTTCAGAGGGAAGCTCCTCTACTAAAACACTACCATCCACGTCTAACTGGCTCTCATGCTCACTTTGTTGCAATTTCTTATCTGATCTCCTGCACTTAACAAGTGTATTAACAAATTAATACTCAAGCAAGGTTTCCTACTGCTATGAAGTTTTACTGATGTCCATCATCTGCAAGTTGCTTTTGGGTAGAAGCATCTGATAGTtaagcaaatataaatatatgacaGATGGATTCAGGTGTTAATTTTGTTCTATTGTAAGTCTTTGTCTTCTTCCAGATTGCTACTCCTGCTAGATACACTGTAACTCTGGGTGGCACGTCATTATCTGTTCAGTATCTTCGCAAGCATGGCTACTTATCCACACCACCACCAGTTAAAGAATACATCCAAGACAAAATGGAGGAGACAAAGGAGAAACTTTcagaaaagatggaggagacaAAGGGCAGATTTTCTgagaaaatggaggaaacaaaagagCGCATCTCTGGGAAAATGGAAGAGACTAAGGACAAGCTCTCTGAGAAACTACAGGAAACCAAAGACAGAGTGTCTGATGGAAAGGCAttttttagaaagaaaacagattagTGAATTCCATTTGCAGGTGGATAAATAATCCTATTTTAATCTAGACAAGTCATTAATGAATTGGGGGCAAGTAATAGACAATTCAGAGACTGTTTGGAAAGAAGACAGACATTGCACTATCTTTGTCCATAAATTTCACACCACACGTCCCTAGTAATCACCTGTTCTGTATTTAAGTGTCAGATCCATTGTCCAAGCCCTGCCACCATCCACTGTAGTAGACTAGACAGCATTTTTAGCAGACTTCCGCCACTTCTACTTCCTGGCTCAGTCACTGACTGGATTTATACCGGCTCAAGTAATCAGGACTTGAACTTTTTGTTGGCTGCTGAAAGAGGAGATTTGTTCTCATTTCTCTTCACACCCATAGACATGAGAGGACAAAAAGATCCAGATTTCATTTGCTCAGATAAACAGTATTATGAAAGAAGCATACAGTCAAAGAAAAGATAGGGTAGCTCAATACTAATACAGCTAGCTGCAACTTGACACTTATGGTCATTTACTAGTCTGACCTGATTTATCAAAGCCTTTCTGAAGAAGGGCATCACTGTGTGACTTCTCCATTGAGAAATTTGAGGTTTTCCCAATGTGTTTTAACTGATAGCCAAAACTAATTTGGATGTGCAATGAGGTGGAGGCATTATTTTAGTGTCTGTACCAGTTAGTGTATCtgtgactgaaaaacaaaacaggttgaTTGATTAGAGGCTAGTCTGAGTGGACATCAGTTTACATGGGCTTGTCAGTTGGTAGCGAATGCAGAGTAAAATTCATGGGTGGAGCTAAGATTAGCAGTGTATCACTAAACTGCAATGTGTTGGGTACTTAAAGACAAATTCTCTCATTATAAATTcaggtgtgtgtggtttcagCCCACAACTGAATAAAGTATGATGCTAATGAAAGTTTGTGTGATGTATTTGTAAACATTTGTAATGGTGTTGTCAGATGTCTATGGTAGTAATTTTCTCCATGTGGAGGATACTCTTCCAAGAATcagcaaaagtaaaatatttattgtagCTGAAAACTGGAAAGACTTAAAGAATTATCAAGTTTCCCCTTATCATCTGTGAACTCCCCTCATGTGACATACAGATCCACaaggaaataaagcaaaacgAGAGCTTTAAATTGTTTCATTAAAGTCCCTCTTCCTACATGTCTATAACTAAGGCCAGCAAAAATAAATGGCTTGCCttatccaattaaaaaaaacaaaaaacaaaacctgatttTCTAATCTCAATTTCATTTCACCAACAACTAATTCAAATACCAATGAGACTGTACTCAGCTGTAACAACCAGGTGAAGTTGGGGAGTAAGTATTTGCATCCTTCAAATAGAACTAGCAAGGATAAAAACATCCAACATATTAGTTCAGAATTGGACTTGAATATGAACCCGAAATTagctaaatatttttaaagctgcCATTAATATTATGTAAACTGTGctaaattcatttaatttattctttaGTCCTACCCTAGTCTAGGAATCAAATCTTTTGTCACTCAGTTTTATTTGGtcccatttttaaaaagaattgtgtttttgtcaaatcCAAGCCACATTAACCAAACAGCAGATAGATACAGTTAACAAGCAAGAATATAGAATTTCCCATTTATATCAGAAACATGACATCTAATTCTGCTTTGTGTTGGAGGTATGAGGATGTTACTCATGACATGGTCTTTACAAAGTAATATGTCAAGCTGCAGTAAAATAATTTGAGGttcaaagtaaattaaaaaaaaaaaaaaaaaacggttttAACgtatcaaaagaaaaaatgctgaTACAGAAAAAATGGCCCCTGTTAATTCCTCATATTTGTGTGCCACATGTTTCACTATGTTCTTTTCAGAGCGTTTTTGCTCTGAATCAAAAATGAGGCTGAATCTGTGGGATGTGAAACAAAATCCCTGGAGCTGAGGGGCCCTGCACAGTGAAGATACAAGTTCATTGTAACAGGACTCAAATTTTACAGCAGAGCTTCAGTCATATACCCGATCAGGTTAAGACATACAGCCCTAACTTAAGTTCAACACAATCCTCTCAGCTGCCAGTTTGCTGCCATCTTTAATTGGCTCCAGTCTGCTTTCTTCattatgaatattatttatatgtaaatatgatGGCATAACTTGCTGCCCatgggaagtgtgtgtgaacTACAATGACCTCTGCTGTCCAAAATAATGAACAACTGTTTATGCATCCCTCTGTTCCACACACCAACAGCTGTCTGTCCCTTCACAGTGAGTGTGAGACAGAGGGCACAGCAGTATTGGGATCCCACAGATAATTTCAGTGAAAGACAATCTGTGTTCATCAGGTGTGAGCTGCTCAACAAGACTCAAATGTCAAGATGTCTCCCCGAAGCCATAGGTGAAGCACAGGTCAGGAGGACAAAAGGTGTCCAAATTGTCCAGagtgatttatattttttctctgtATGATATCATCCTTGGAAATGCTGAGTGACTGTAGTAGTCGAAGTAATTACAAGCAGAATTTCAGTATTAACATTACAGTTAAGAGATTACTACTCATTACAATAGTTAGAGAAGTGCCCAGTTACTTATAAAGCTGTGGCCGGAAGACTATCTCAGTTACTTTGTGAGATAAACAACTAGTAATTATATTGCACAAACTGTAAGTAACATGCTGGTTATGTCAGACTTGAAGGAGTATTGTTTTCTCAGCTGAGGGCTCCTCTTTTTGCTGTGGAATATCAGTGTAGTTCTGTACCTGAAATAGTTAAATAGTTGAACATGGGTACAACTGTTTCATTATGTTACAGCTTTGCTTTGCTTAATGAGCCCAAACGAATATTTCCTCATGTTTGGTTTCTTAACAGGAGTGAACATGTGGGCATTTCCTCCGGATGAAATATGGAGGTGGAAAGCTCAAAAactgcttcctcctcttctccagtTTCCTGTCGGTCTCAGGAAATCTGGCTCAGCTGCATCATCTctgaacaaactgcagcttaTATATGCATGACTTCCTCTGTATGGCCTCACCCACCTTCCAGCTCcaccatgtctgtgtgtatagtGTGAAGAGAGTGAGTCATAGTGAAATGTGAACATCATCACTCATGTTGTGCTGCTTCTTGCAGAGTTTCACAGCAAGGAGGTtcacagagaggacagaaggcGGGAGCTGTCTCTCTGCACTTGGAAGTGAAGCTAAGAGCCTTTAACATTAGCTTTGTTTCACTCATGTGAGTGGTATGACAAGTTACCAGATGGTCTCTGTCTATAAATACTCTGCTGAAATATACAGTTGAAGATATTCTTGACATTACTTTAAATGGCTGAGGAAGCTATTTTCTCCTGATGGATGAGGAGTGAGATTTTTAATGTAACCCAGGTCTGACCCTCACTGTGGTGCTCTTACAAAGGCAAAGCTTCAGCAGATCTGGGGCAGTAGATGGGGGTTAAAACTCCCCTGAACCTCAGCAGAGACAGTTTCCTCTAAGACCTGAAAGAAAGGTTAAAGATTGCATATATAGTGAATTTACAGTCCTGCTGTTGGCTGTGGCAGTGACACAGCTGCTggacaaacatcacagcagaaggTTGTTGCCCTCTGAGAAAAGTCAGGATTGCTTTAGTTTCTTTTCATGGCTGCCAGTGGAtccaacccaaccggtcgaggcagatggccgcccccccaagcctggttctgctcgaggtttctgcctcttaaaggaagtttttctttgccactgttgccaagtgcttgctcatcgggagatctgttgggtctctttaaataaatttataaagagtttggtctagacctgctctatattgctctatatgtaaagtgccttgatgtaactttgttatgatttggcgctatacaaataaatctgatttgatttgatttgatttggatcTTTTGATTGACATGGTTTGGCTGGAATAAAGACTAAAGAGTTAACAGAAAATCTATTTGAGCTTTACTTTAGTTATGCTACATGTACAGCAAGGAATTAATCAGAACCAACCATTCCAAAGGGTTTACAGATTAAAATGGTATTTTCCTGCTGGGATTAATTATtgttaatttgggtttttttttatcctctatATAAAAAACATATCCTTTCCCCTCAACATCATTagttacattttttatatacatatatatatatatatatatataccccaTCATTCTCAGCAATCAGACTGCCTCGACTCTtggtctgtaaagtgaagccaatgctggcGAACCTTGAACCTGCATTTTATGTAATGAGTATCAGATGGCATCTCCAATTGTAAAAAGCAGATTGCATTGAAGACTATAGGAAAATGATTCTACTTcccatttgatttattagcttagtaaatgttttcctgatgagtttgttGTCTCAGTTTGTAGTTTCAAGTAGTcaatacattatatatatatatatatatatatatatatatatatatatatgagttaTATCCAGCCCTCCCTCCCTTCAGCTCCAACTTCtcttccaaatatggtttcaagtggttaaacaataaataaatatgatgatgTAGGGCAAAGCACAATCTAGGTGTCTGAAAATTCAGCAGCTGTCAGCTTCAGCAGGTGAAAGTTGGCGTCCACAGCTGATAGGCTGCTGCAGTAGACTTTAGCTGCCAACACAGTTaaagcagcagctcctgcttgCAGAAATCAggcattttcagcagaaattacatacacacacacacacttctatcTTGACCATCTGGTATTCATCCATCCTTTTTCTCAGGTTTATGAATTATGGGATAGACACAGGAATTTATATTAACAAATGTTAATATATTGTGCCAAATATAACATTGCAATGTAGTACAAATAccgataaagaaaaaaaatgtggcatttCACGCTGGTGCGTTCTGAGAGGCTACTGAACTGCCTTTACTCCAGTTCATGTCATTTCGTTTCATCAGAGGATGGATCAAGTGGCgagtgacacagacacactaatcACTTTACAATAACCCATTATCCACACAGGACAACAGGACAAAATACAGGAGGAACCAGAGGAATCActtttaaagttttattcatTATGCTGCAGTTTGACTACAGCATAAGTACAAGCATAAAATCTTTGACTACAACAGCACTtagagcaacattttttttctccttttctgtaaAAGTATTGCAATAACAGACCTTAGGCCTAAAACCTATTACATCACAATTGCTTAaataaaagaggcaaaaaatacacaacatattatatatgtatatgtgtatatatatttatatatatatatacatatatgcatacacacacacacacacacacacgtatgtatatacatatatatatatacacatatacatatacatatacatacacacacacacatacatacatacacatatatatcaGCACAGGGGGAGCAACGACGACAAGAATTCATTTTTGTAGATAAAGCAAAACGATGTTACAGAACTCATGATGGAAGCAGTCCTATGGTAACTGTAAAGACAGCGAAAATACCAAACTGTTGAGATATGCTAtctttgttattattgtcataattattattaaaatctggaacaataaaaacagctacTTGTTGTTGGCATTTGAGTACAGACTTCTTAAGTGGAAAGAGGGAGCACACTGCAGGGGCAGAAATCAACTAAAAATCAGTCTGAGCCCAAGCTAGTTCTTCAAgcaagtgcagaaaaaaaaaaaaaaaaaaacctgttctATTAAGAAGAAGAGAGCTAAGCTCAAACCAAAATTACGATAGACTTTCCAACTTAAAACTACACAACTGCCTCTTATTTGGTGCTTTGAAGAGAACATGGCGCGTCGCTATGTACATTGTCTATAG from Echeneis naucrates chromosome 6, fEcheNa1.1, whole genome shotgun sequence encodes:
- the fam210ab gene encoding uncharacterized protein C18orf19 homolog B; amino-acid sequence: MIMQRIVIHGTRWHRAAVRPLLVDISVPEPAVALRCCGLRLASSPPTCRHSLSTSATSKAAHQPKHQPPPEEAHPSSTVRTQDVQKEEVVSESVEVDPLQDKSIGLFQRFKKTFKQYGKVMIPVHLVTSSVWFGTFYYAAMKGVNVVPFLEMIGLPESLVGLLRDSSSGYALTAYAMYKIATPARYTVTLGGTSLSVQYLRKHGYLSTPPPVKEYIQDKMEETKEKLSEKMEETKGRFSEKMEETKERISGKMEETKDKLSEKLQETKDRVSDGKAFFRKKTD